From Actinomyces sp. oral taxon 171 str. F0337, one genomic window encodes:
- a CDS encoding NCS2 family permease encodes MTASLSFAQRVMIWKNAAVSTRTPTKTSSSSTPSSASRLDRFFHITERGSTISREIRGGIVTFFSMSYILVLNPAILSKASPPGSEAQLAAGTAFVAAVMTILMGIVANYPMALAAGLGINAMVAYTLVGTQGMTYADAMGLIVIEGVIILVLVLTGFREAVFKAVPDQLKTAISVGIGLFIALIGLVDAKMVRRGGTPLELGLGGSLQGWPVLVFLFGLFLMVVLHVRKVRGAILIGIASATLLAIVIDAVAHLGPYNDETMPGPDNLTGWSLSEPRLDGLPVDLPSLSTLGHFSLLGSVHKVGIVSVILLVFSLLLADFFDTMGTMVAIGAEGDLLDEHGNPPKTREILVVDSLAAIAGGVGGVSSNTSYVESAAGVGEGARTGLASVVTGCMFALSMFFAPVVKMVPYEAATPALVVVGFLMMMQVTDIDWKSPEIALPAFLTIIMMPFSYSITNGIGAGFVAYLVIEVAQGRARRIHPLMWVACAMFVVYFTLAPIKAILGVS; translated from the coding sequence ATGACGGCATCGCTCAGTTTCGCTCAGCGCGTGATGATCTGGAAGAATGCCGCCGTGAGCACACGTACCCCGACGAAGACCTCATCTTCGTCCACTCCCAGCAGCGCATCCCGGCTGGATCGGTTCTTCCACATCACTGAACGCGGTTCGACCATTTCCCGGGAGATCCGTGGCGGCATCGTCACCTTCTTCTCGATGAGCTACATCCTCGTCCTCAACCCCGCGATCCTGTCCAAGGCGAGCCCTCCGGGATCCGAGGCCCAGCTCGCCGCCGGCACCGCCTTCGTCGCCGCGGTCATGACGATCCTCATGGGGATCGTCGCCAACTACCCGATGGCCCTGGCCGCGGGCCTGGGGATCAACGCGATGGTCGCCTACACCCTCGTGGGCACTCAGGGCATGACGTACGCCGACGCCATGGGCCTTATCGTCATCGAGGGTGTCATCATCCTCGTCCTGGTGCTGACCGGCTTCCGGGAGGCCGTCTTCAAGGCCGTCCCGGACCAGCTCAAGACCGCGATCTCGGTGGGTATCGGCCTGTTCATCGCGCTCATCGGCCTGGTGGACGCCAAGATGGTGCGCCGCGGCGGCACCCCTCTGGAGCTGGGGCTGGGAGGGTCCCTTCAGGGCTGGCCGGTCCTCGTCTTCCTCTTCGGGCTCTTCCTCATGGTGGTGCTCCACGTGCGCAAGGTCCGTGGCGCCATCCTCATCGGCATCGCCTCGGCCACGCTCCTGGCCATTGTCATCGACGCCGTCGCCCACCTGGGCCCCTACAACGACGAGACGATGCCCGGCCCCGACAACCTCACCGGGTGGTCCCTGTCCGAGCCGCGTCTGGACGGCCTTCCGGTGGACCTGCCGAGCCTGTCGACGCTGGGCCACTTCAGCCTGCTGGGCAGTGTTCACAAGGTCGGTATCGTCTCGGTGATCCTCCTGGTCTTCTCCCTGCTGCTGGCCGACTTCTTTGACACGATGGGCACCATGGTCGCCATCGGTGCCGAGGGTGACCTGCTCGACGAGCACGGCAACCCGCCCAAGACGCGCGAGATCCTCGTCGTCGACTCCCTGGCCGCCATCGCCGGTGGTGTCGGGGGCGTCTCCTCCAACACCTCCTACGTGGAGTCCGCCGCGGGTGTGGGGGAGGGGGCCCGCACGGGTCTGGCCTCCGTGGTCACCGGCTGCATGTTCGCCCTGTCCATGTTCTTCGCCCCGGTGGTCAAGATGGTCCCCTACGAGGCGGCCACCCCGGCGCTCGTGGTGGTCGGTTTCCTCATGATGATGCAGGTGACCGACATCGACTGGAAGTCCCCGGAGATCGCCCTGCCGGCCTTCCTGACCATCATCATGATGCCCTTCTCCTACTCGATCACCAACGGGATCGGGGCCGGCTTCGTGGCCTACCTGGTCATTGAGGTGGCTCAGGGACGGGCGCGGAGGATCCACCCGCTCATGTGGGTGGCCTGCGCGATGTTCGTCGTCTACTTCACCCTCGCCCCGATCAAGGCGATCCTCGGCGTCTCCTGA
- a CDS encoding DUF6301 family protein — protein MKDPRTNSDPEFRIYPVEQGVAIIRAIAEHRWPMHLTEAFSLRDQFGWRPAPDDGTIFTTPVSSGDEDGFIGIDVENKNLVAKVRFRLSSRLPQDAPPEIQATIQNTYASYISAFNSMYGAGDSESDQDVAITQWYLPSRASVAIAATRRFLSTTIESPATTDLAEAQQRYFDEGGEM, from the coding sequence ATGAAGGACCCCCGGACCAACAGTGACCCCGAATTCCGAATCTACCCAGTGGAACAAGGAGTGGCGATCATCCGAGCCATCGCCGAGCACAGGTGGCCCATGCATCTCACCGAGGCCTTCTCCCTGCGAGACCAGTTCGGATGGAGGCCTGCGCCCGACGACGGAACCATCTTCACCACCCCAGTCAGCAGCGGCGACGAAGACGGCTTCATCGGCATAGATGTCGAAAACAAAAACCTAGTCGCTAAAGTTAGATTCAGATTGAGTTCTCGACTCCCACAAGATGCTCCACCCGAGATACAGGCTACGATTCAGAATACCTACGCCTCTTACATCAGTGCATTCAACTCGATGTACGGAGCCGGGGACTCAGAGTCCGACCAGGACGTGGCAATCACGCAGTGGTACCTGCCCTCTCGAGCAAGCGTAGCCATCGCAGCCACCAGGCGATTTCTGTCCACAACCATCGAATCCCCTGCTACGACGGACCTTGCCGAAGCACAGCAGCGCTACTTCGATGAAGGCGGAGAGATGTAA
- a CDS encoding DEAD/DEAH box helicase: MAVTETARDPAAAAGPHEPGWAGFSSATRTWFLDAFPTGPTPVQERAWAAIGRGENALVIAPTGSGKTLASFLSAIDRLGREPAAEEQGTEAASGRAPAEADGVRVLYVSPLKALGADVERNLRRPLAGISAVGPTRPISVGVRSGDTPARERRRLRSHPPSILITTPESLYLMLTSAARETLRTVETVIVDEIHSFAGSKRGTHLAVSLERLDDLLGRPAQRIGLSATVSPPEEVARFLGGPHPVTIISDDGRATPQVTVSVPVENIARIPAISDRRTRMERALAAPTSAGGGRGSRPSGLGRAGSSQAWRSDKALGRAMAAGRADEPGAGVPVRVSASIWPHLEKAILDQILAHRTTLVFVNSRGACERLTAHLNEAYAARLGAAAPTPQVPVHRESWEMGTGSHTEPLAAGAPVIAKAHHGSVSKEQRLGVERELAAGELRCVVATASLELGIDIGSVDLVLQVAPPPSVAAGLQRVGRADHRVGGRPRGVIYPVERTHLVDAVVAAEGMRAGAIERTELVSNALDVLAQQTVAAVSVAEGLTADAWFATVTQAAPYSSLPRSAFESVLELLAGGFASADLADFSPRIVWDRATGELSARPSTQRLAVASSGTIPDRGMFPVVLPEGAQDPGRRRVGELDEEMVHESSPGDVITLGTSSWRIRQITGDRVVVDPAEGRSARLPFWKGEGLGRPAATGLAKGVFLRQAQASLPSEAGAGESEGERALRSRLTEAGLDDHARSNLLALLREQYRATGTLPTDETLVLERYEDESGSWRIIIHSTLGRCVHEPWAMAIRERVHQLLGVRPQTIVADDGIVLQIPPVEGGLPGAGLITFDAAEISSLVRSRIETTALFAARFRECAARALLMPTTRPGHRTPLWLQRVKAGQLLEASRQFQDFPVSVEAARECLQQYYDLPALTDLMERLASGRVRVVEAVTSEPSPFAHPLLFGYASTLIYQEDLPHAERRAQLLSLDPKALDALLGDGGVAELLDDEVLAQVEAELQHLAPGRRVRADAEGVADLLRELGPLSAAELAERCTDVSGRDPGEDTRGDGAGGAGDDVERGDKRTVERALAELAGARRATAVRVGGRELWARVEDAPDLRLALGVEVPDWALERAGAGGAVERTASARSPLNDLLLRYARTHTTVTPQRVARAFGLGAAVAAGALAELAGAGSLVDLGAAGWMEPAVLARVRNRSLARARAAVAPVPPAALQRLVLERAGLDEPGGGVDALAEALAALEGVWLPAGLWESVVLPARVVDYRPAMLDELIASGEVVWQARPIGDAASRSGPTRVRTGAGHVPAPGEIAFFPTDSALTPVAGKAIAPGEPEAPADRETGVTEEALWQLVREGAATGRSFEAVRRALAPAAGTRTSPSSRRVRSRRGRRLMMETPRTGEVTAAGRLSSVLASTSWVRLSCAPAGDEERAITEVESLLDRYGVVCRDLALAFSGAGGLVPLMPVLRRMEETGVVLRGGFIEGLGPAQFAERESVDRLRSLSHGPVGTTATPVVLDLKDPACLVGRGVPWPEPVLPTGLGEPTGDRSEETSGPPVRRQGASVVVLGGTPVLYASENLKVLISYTSEREDLVRALTALAADRQRMFARQGAAAVRRRTVVESLNGVTTLEPTVSDLLRQAGFVRDPRGMRLAVSPYGAAWR, encoded by the coding sequence ATGGCAGTGACCGAGACAGCAAGGGACCCGGCTGCCGCTGCGGGACCGCATGAGCCGGGCTGGGCGGGATTCTCCTCGGCCACCCGCACCTGGTTCCTCGACGCCTTCCCCACCGGCCCCACCCCTGTGCAGGAGCGGGCCTGGGCCGCGATCGGTCGGGGTGAGAACGCCCTGGTCATCGCCCCCACCGGCTCTGGCAAGACGCTCGCATCCTTCCTGTCCGCCATCGACCGCCTGGGACGGGAGCCGGCCGCGGAGGAGCAGGGGACCGAGGCGGCGTCAGGGCGAGCGCCGGCCGAGGCCGACGGCGTGCGGGTCCTCTACGTCTCTCCGCTCAAGGCGCTGGGAGCTGACGTCGAACGCAACCTGCGCCGGCCGCTGGCGGGAATCTCCGCCGTCGGCCCCACCCGTCCGATCTCGGTGGGCGTGCGCTCGGGGGACACGCCCGCGCGGGAGCGTCGTCGGCTGCGCAGCCATCCGCCCAGCATCCTCATCACGACGCCGGAGTCGCTCTACCTCATGCTCACCAGTGCCGCGCGAGAAACACTGCGGACGGTGGAGACGGTCATCGTCGACGAGATCCACTCCTTCGCCGGTTCCAAGCGCGGCACGCACCTGGCCGTGTCCCTGGAACGCCTCGATGACCTCCTGGGGCGCCCGGCGCAGCGAATCGGCCTGTCCGCCACCGTCTCGCCCCCTGAGGAGGTCGCCCGCTTCCTCGGAGGGCCGCACCCGGTGACGATCATCTCCGACGACGGCCGGGCGACGCCGCAGGTCACAGTGTCCGTGCCGGTGGAGAACATAGCCCGCATCCCGGCGATCTCGGACCGCCGCACCCGGATGGAACGGGCCCTGGCAGCCCCCACGAGCGCGGGCGGCGGCCGCGGCTCCCGGCCCTCCGGGCTCGGGCGGGCGGGGTCCTCGCAGGCATGGCGCTCCGATAAAGCGCTGGGCCGAGCCATGGCGGCGGGGCGGGCTGACGAGCCCGGTGCGGGGGTGCCCGTCCGGGTGTCGGCCTCGATCTGGCCGCACCTGGAGAAGGCGATCCTCGACCAGATCCTGGCCCACCGCACGACGCTGGTCTTCGTCAACTCCCGGGGCGCCTGCGAGCGGCTCACCGCACACCTCAACGAGGCCTACGCCGCACGTCTCGGGGCGGCGGCGCCGACGCCGCAGGTGCCGGTTCACCGGGAGTCCTGGGAGATGGGAACCGGTTCGCACACCGAGCCCCTGGCGGCGGGCGCCCCGGTGATCGCCAAGGCCCACCACGGGTCGGTCTCCAAGGAGCAGCGTCTGGGCGTGGAGCGGGAGCTGGCCGCGGGTGAGCTCAGGTGCGTGGTGGCCACGGCCTCGCTCGAGCTCGGCATCGACATCGGTTCGGTCGACCTCGTGCTCCAGGTGGCGCCGCCCCCTTCGGTCGCGGCGGGCCTGCAGCGGGTGGGGCGCGCTGACCACCGGGTGGGTGGGCGGCCGCGCGGCGTCATCTACCCCGTGGAGCGCACTCACCTGGTGGACGCCGTCGTCGCCGCCGAGGGGATGCGTGCCGGGGCGATCGAGCGCACGGAGCTGGTGTCCAACGCCCTGGACGTGCTGGCCCAGCAGACGGTCGCCGCGGTGAGTGTGGCGGAGGGGCTGACGGCTGACGCCTGGTTCGCCACCGTCACGCAGGCGGCCCCCTACTCCTCGCTGCCGCGCTCGGCCTTCGAGTCGGTCCTGGAGCTGCTGGCCGGTGGCTTCGCCTCGGCGGACCTGGCGGACTTCTCGCCACGGATCGTGTGGGACCGCGCCACCGGTGAGCTCAGTGCCCGGCCCAGCACGCAGCGGCTGGCGGTGGCATCCTCGGGCACGATCCCGGACCGGGGGATGTTCCCCGTCGTCCTGCCCGAGGGGGCGCAGGATCCCGGGCGGCGGCGGGTCGGGGAGCTCGACGAGGAGATGGTGCACGAGTCCAGCCCGGGCGATGTCATCACGCTGGGGACGTCGAGCTGGCGGATCCGCCAGATCACGGGGGACCGCGTCGTCGTCGACCCGGCCGAGGGACGCAGCGCCCGCCTGCCGTTCTGGAAGGGCGAGGGGCTGGGGAGACCTGCGGCCACCGGGCTCGCCAAGGGCGTCTTCCTGCGTCAGGCTCAGGCCTCCTTGCCGTCGGAGGCGGGAGCCGGGGAGTCGGAGGGCGAGCGGGCGCTGCGGAGCCGGCTCACGGAGGCGGGGCTGGATGATCATGCCCGCAGCAACCTGCTGGCGCTGCTGCGCGAGCAGTACCGAGCCACCGGCACCCTGCCGACGGACGAGACCCTGGTCCTGGAGCGCTATGAGGACGAGTCCGGCAGCTGGCGGATCATCATCCACAGCACGCTGGGTCGGTGCGTTCACGAGCCCTGGGCGATGGCGATCCGGGAGCGAGTGCACCAGCTCCTGGGGGTGCGCCCGCAGACCATCGTGGCCGACGACGGCATCGTCCTGCAGATCCCACCGGTTGAGGGCGGCCTCCCGGGGGCCGGGCTCATCACCTTCGACGCCGCGGAGATCTCCTCCCTGGTGCGCAGCCGGATCGAGACAACGGCACTGTTCGCGGCCCGGTTCCGCGAGTGCGCCGCTCGAGCCCTGCTCATGCCCACCACCCGCCCGGGGCACCGCACGCCGTTGTGGCTGCAGCGGGTCAAAGCCGGACAGCTGCTCGAGGCCTCCCGCCAGTTCCAGGACTTCCCCGTCAGCGTGGAGGCGGCGCGCGAGTGCCTCCAGCAGTACTACGACCTGCCCGCGCTCACCGACCTCATGGAGCGTCTCGCCTCCGGCCGGGTACGCGTCGTCGAGGCCGTCACCAGTGAGCCGTCGCCCTTCGCCCACCCGCTGCTGTTCGGGTACGCGAGCACCCTGATCTACCAGGAGGACCTGCCCCACGCCGAGCGCCGGGCCCAGCTGCTCTCCCTGGACCCCAAGGCGCTCGATGCCCTGCTGGGCGACGGCGGCGTCGCGGAGCTGCTCGACGACGAGGTCCTGGCCCAGGTGGAGGCCGAGCTCCAGCACCTGGCCCCCGGCCGGCGGGTGCGCGCCGACGCCGAGGGGGTCGCCGATCTTCTGCGTGAGCTGGGCCCGTTGAGTGCGGCCGAGTTGGCCGAGCGGTGCACCGACGTCAGCGGGCGGGATCCGGGGGAGGATACGCGAGGCGACGGCGCGGGCGGGGCCGGCGATGACGTCGAACGCGGGGACAAGCGCACGGTCGAACGGGCGCTTGCCGAGCTGGCCGGGGCCCGCCGAGCCACCGCGGTGCGGGTCGGCGGACGGGAGCTGTGGGCCCGGGTCGAGGACGCCCCGGATCTTCGGCTGGCCCTGGGAGTGGAGGTCCCCGACTGGGCGCTGGAGCGGGCCGGGGCCGGTGGTGCGGTCGAGCGGACGGCGTCGGCCCGCTCACCGCTGAACGACCTGCTTCTGCGCTACGCGCGCACCCATACGACCGTGACGCCGCAGCGCGTGGCACGAGCCTTCGGGCTGGGGGCGGCGGTGGCGGCGGGGGCCCTGGCCGAGCTGGCCGGGGCCGGCTCGCTCGTGGACCTGGGGGCCGCGGGGTGGATGGAGCCGGCGGTCCTGGCCCGGGTGCGCAACCGCTCCCTGGCCCGGGCGCGGGCCGCCGTCGCGCCGGTGCCGCCCGCGGCTCTCCAGCGTCTCGTGCTGGAGCGGGCGGGGCTGGATGAGCCGGGCGGCGGTGTTGATGCCCTAGCGGAGGCCCTGGCGGCACTGGAGGGCGTGTGGCTGCCGGCCGGCCTGTGGGAGTCGGTGGTGCTGCCCGCCAGGGTCGTCGACTACCGGCCGGCCATGCTCGATGAGCTCATCGCCTCCGGGGAGGTCGTCTGGCAGGCGCGGCCCATCGGCGATGCCGCATCCCGGTCCGGTCCCACCCGGGTGAGAACCGGGGCCGGCCACGTCCCCGCACCGGGAGAGATCGCCTTCTTCCCCACGGACTCCGCCCTGACACCGGTTGCCGGGAAGGCGATCGCGCCGGGTGAGCCGGAGGCGCCGGCGGACCGGGAGACGGGAGTCACCGAGGAGGCTCTCTGGCAGCTGGTTCGCGAAGGGGCCGCCACGGGCCGCTCCTTCGAGGCGGTGCGCCGGGCACTGGCGCCCGCCGCCGGGACGCGCACCTCCCCGTCTTCACGGCGGGTGCGCAGCCGCCGGGGCCGTCGCCTCATGATGGAGACGCCGCGCACCGGGGAGGTGACGGCAGCCGGACGGCTGTCCTCCGTTCTGGCCTCCACCTCCTGGGTGAGGCTGTCTTGCGCACCAGCCGGCGATGAGGAGCGGGCGATCACGGAGGTGGAGTCACTGCTGGACCGCTACGGGGTCGTCTGCCGCGACCTCGCCCTGGCCTTCAGCGGGGCGGGAGGGCTCGTGCCGCTCATGCCGGTGCTGCGACGCATGGAGGAGACCGGGGTGGTTCTGCGCGGCGGTTTCATTGAGGGCCTGGGGCCGGCGCAGTTCGCCGAACGGGAGAGCGTTGACCGGCTGCGGTCCCTCAGCCACGGCCCCGTCGGCACGACGGCGACACCGGTCGTGCTCGATCTCAAGGACCCGGCCTGTCTCGTCGGGCGCGGGGTGCCGTGGCCCGAACCGGTGCTGCCCACAGGCCTCGGCGAGCCGACCGGGGACCGCAGCGAGGAGACGAGTGGCCCGCCGGTCCGGCGCCAGGGGGCGAGCGTCGTCGTGCTGGGTGGCACCCCGGTGCTCTACGCCTCGGAGAACCTCAAGGTCCTCATCTCCTACACGTCCGAGCGCGAGGATCTGGTGCGCGCCCTAACCGCGCTGGCGGCCGACAGGCAGCGGATGTTTGCGCGCCAAGGGGCCGCGGCGGTCAGGCGCCGCACAGTGGTGGAGTCCCTCAACGGGGTCACCACGTTGGAGCCCACCGTGAGCGACCTCTTGCGTCAGGCCGGTTTCGTGCGCGACCCCAGGGGGATGCGGCTCGCCGTCAGCCCCTACGGGGCCGCTTGGCGATGA
- a CDS encoding uracil-DNA glycosylase — protein MADPHPITGAFFDSPVPPGTGWPDDPATATTPMARSASDVAHLAGASSDLPALDARITVCRACDRLVAWREEVARTGRRASFAHEPYWGRPVASVGSADARIYVVGLAPAANGANRTGRMFTGDRSGDWLWAAFHRAGLATSPTSTAAGDGQRLIGARMGAAVRCAPPANKPTTVERATCAPWLAREIALMPEVKVLLALGGIGWGAVLRVTREAGWVIPRPQPRFGHGATAELTRPDGRPVTLLGSYHPSQQNTFTGRLTEAMLDEVLAAAKRLAEA, from the coding sequence ATGGCCGATCCGCACCCCATCACCGGAGCGTTCTTCGATTCCCCGGTCCCTCCCGGGACCGGATGGCCCGATGATCCCGCCACCGCCACCACGCCCATGGCCCGATCGGCCTCCGACGTGGCGCACCTGGCCGGTGCATCGTCGGATCTGCCCGCGCTCGACGCCCGGATCACGGTGTGCCGTGCCTGCGACCGGCTCGTGGCCTGGCGTGAGGAGGTGGCCCGGACCGGCCGTCGCGCCTCCTTCGCCCATGAGCCGTACTGGGGGCGACCAGTGGCGAGCGTCGGGTCGGCGGATGCCCGCATCTACGTCGTCGGGCTGGCACCCGCGGCCAATGGGGCGAACCGCACCGGCCGCATGTTCACCGGCGACCGCTCCGGGGACTGGCTGTGGGCGGCCTTCCACCGGGCAGGCCTGGCGACGTCCCCCACCTCGACGGCGGCCGGTGACGGGCAGCGGCTCATCGGGGCGCGCATGGGCGCCGCCGTGCGCTGTGCCCCGCCCGCCAACAAGCCGACGACCGTCGAGCGCGCCACCTGCGCGCCGTGGCTCGCCCGCGAGATCGCCCTCATGCCTGAGGTCAAGGTGCTACTGGCGCTGGGCGGGATCGGTTGGGGCGCGGTGCTGCGGGTCACCCGGGAGGCCGGTTGGGTCATCCCCCGCCCGCAGCCGCGCTTCGGCCACGGGGCGACGGCGGAGCTGACCAGGCCCGACGGCAGGCCGGTGACGCTGCTCGGCAGCTACCACCCCAGCCAGCAGAACACGTTCACCGGTCGGCTCACCGAGGCGATGCTCGATGAGGTGCTGGCAGCCGCCAAGCGCCTCGCTGAGGCATGA